The sequence GCGGCCCGCCTGCTCGATGGAAAAGAAATCATAGCCATTTGTGACGCCCTCTGGAAATTGCCCGAAAGGGAATACCAGCTTGTTGCCCTGGAATTATTGTACGCCAGCCGGAAGAAATTCGATGCGCAATTCCTTGATTTTTTCGGGACAATTGTTGTGCGCAAAGCCTGGTGGGACACTGTCGATTTTATTGCAACGAAACTCTTTGGCACTTACTATGCAAATACAAAAAGACCTGCGCAGATGATCGCCTGGTCAATGTCCGACGAACTATGGAAAAACCGCACTGCCATTCTGTTTCAACTAAATTATAAAAAGGAGACTGACGTAGAATTATTATTTGAGATCATCCGCCGGCTGAAGGGGAAAAAGGAATTTTTCATCCAGAAAGCCATCGGCTGGAGCCTTCGCCAATATTACCGTACAGACCCTGAAGCGGTGAAAAATTTTGTGGTTGCAGAGGGGATTACAGGACTGGCCAAAAGAGAAGCCCTGAAGCATTCATTGTAAAGGGCAATAATTATTTTACCCATAGCCGGAAACTGGACTAACGGCAATCTTAATCTGCAGTTCATCCAGCAGCAGGGTATTGACTAAAAAGTGCTACCTTAATAACGCCATTTAATCAACATTTTCGCAAACCCGATTTATTTGACCATATATTCGAGGAACATGTCTAACCAGAAAAAAAATCTATCCCGCCGAAATTTCCTGCAGTTAACAGGAATGACCGGGGCATCACTCACCATAGGTTTTTACCTGCCGGCACTGGCAAAAGCAGCTCCGGTTTTACTCACGGGGGATGCTGCAATTGAACAGGGTATTTCCCTGACAGCATGGGTAACCATTGATAAAAATGGATTGGTCACCATCTTTAACCACCGGGCAGAAATGGGCCAGGGAAGCTACCAGGCCATCCCGCAGATCGTTGCAGAGGAACTGGAAGTTGACCTGAATAAAATTAAAGTTGAATTGGCACCCGGCCATCCTTCCAAATATGGCAGCCAGATAACCGGCGGCAGTTCATCAGTGCGGGGTGGTTATAAAACGTTGCTGCATGCCGGGGCCATGGCACGTGAAATGATGTTACAGACAGCAGCTGGCAGGTGGAAAGTTCCCGCCAATGAATGCTATGCCGAGAACGGTGAAATCATCCATAAGCCAACCAGCCGGAAATTCGGTTATGGATCATTGGTAGAAGAAGCATCGAAGTTACCCTTACCAAAGGTTACACTTAAGGAAAGGAAAAACTATAAGCTTATTGGAAAGCCCTTACCAAGATTGGATAATCCGGCTAAGATCAATGGCAGTGCGGTTTTTGGCATCGACAAAACAGTGCCGGGATTATTTTATGCAGTTGTTGAAAGGAGTCCGCGCTTCCATGGAAAAATAAAATCGGTGGATGACAAAGCGGCCCGTGCAGTGAAAGGCGTTAAGGATATTGTAAGGGTACAGATGCCGGTTTTTTCGTTTATGCGGGAAGGTGTTGCAGTGGTGGCAGATAATTTCTATACGGCCATGAAGGCGCGGAAATTATTGAAGATTGAATGGGATGACAGTGGAATTGAATTAGTGAGTACGGAACAATTATATGAAAGAATGCGTGCAGACCTGGCGAAACCCGGACTGACCCAAAAAGCTGCAGGTGATATAGACCGCATCCTTGGCAAATCTGCGCAAAAGCTGGAAGCGGTTTATGAAACGCCCTATGAATCGCATAGTTCGATGGAGCCGCTGAATTGCACAGCGCATTATACCGCAGAAAAAATAGAAGTCTGGGGACCCATACAGGCTCCCGACTGGGTACAGGGTGACCTGGCTGATAAATTCAAAATGCCCGTTGATAAAGTGGTCGTGAATATGACCTTCCTGGGCGGCGGTTTTGGACGAAAGGCATTCCTTGATTATACCTATGAGGCGGTGGCCATTTCCAAATTGGTGAATGCCCCGGTTCAGGTGATCTGGACCCGGGAAGATGATATGACCCAGGGACCATTCCGCCCTGGTGGTGTGTATGGCTGCAAAGGCAGCCTGGCCAATGGCATGGTGAATGGCTTTGAAGTTAAGATGGCCGCCCAGAATATGGATCACCAGAATGCGCCAGTGCCAGACAAATCAGAATATAACCGCAGTACTGTAGAAGGATTTCCCGAGCCCTATTTTGAATCACTGCCGCATTACCGTTTTTCGGATGTCCCTACCGAATCACAGATCCCCGTGATGTGGTGGCGGTCGGTGTATTCTTCAACCAATGTGTTTGCGTTTGAAAGCTTCTGGGATGAGCTGGCGGTTGCTGCAGGCAAGGATCCCATTGAATTCCGGCGGATGCATATTTCCCGCGATAAGGAAAGGTACCATGCCCTGATGGATGAGATCGAAGCAAAATCAGGCTGGGCAAAAAAGGGCAAGAATGAAGGCTGGGGGTTTGCAATGTCCGAATGTTTTGGCAGTGTGGTAGCAGAAGTAGTGAAGGTATCCAAAAAGGAAAGTGGCGGGATTTCCATTGATAAAGTCATTGCAGTAATGGATTGCGGCTGGTATGTGAATCCCGATATCATCAGGGCACAGGTGGAAGGCAGCATCATAATGGCATTAGGTGCGGCCACCATACATGAAACCCATTTCAAGGAAGGCAAAGCGGTGGAAACGAATTTCCACCAATACCAGATGCCGCGGATAAAGGATATTCCCCCTATCGAAGTGTATATAATGGAAAATGAGGAAAAGCCTGGTGGTGTTGGTGAACCAGGACTGCCGCCATTTTCACCGGCATTAACCAATGCGATCTATGACCTTACTAAGACGCGCATCCGAAAACTGCCTTTCGACCTTAAAAAAGTCTGAGGCTGATTATTTGCGGGCCGCTTTCACGAGTGCCGGAGTAATGAGGGTTTTATAAGAATTGCCCCAGCTGTTGCTGATATAATTTACTACGTCAGCAATTTGTTCGTCGGTTAGGTATTCCTGCGCGGGCATATACATTTCATAAGATTTACCATTAACAGTGATGGCTTCATCCTGTCCTTTCAGCGTTATGGCGATGGCTTTTTTCGGATCTTTCATGAGGTAGTCCGACTTGGCCAGTGGTGGATAGGAATCTTCAACACCTTCGCCTTTTTCCATATGGCAACTCTGGCAATTATTGGCATACACTTCCTGCCCCCTTTTAATACTGGCTGCTTTTGGATCCTGGGAAAATGAACTCGCCATAATAGCGATGGCTGTGCAGGCGCCGAATAGTATGGTATACTTCATAATCAGGTAAATTTATTGATCAATTACATCACCTTCAAGGTCGTAATCAAAAGCTTTGGTGATTTTAACCTGCACGAATTCACCGATCGGCAGTTTTTTACTGGTATTGATCACCACTTCATTGTCTACTTCCACGCTGTCGAATTCGGTACGGCCAAGGTAACGACCGGCTTCTTTTTTGTCAATTAAAACTTTGAAAACCTGTCCGATTTTCTCCTGGTTTTTTTCCAGGCTGATCTCCTGCTGAACCTCCATGATCTCCTGGGCGCGGGCTTCTTTTACTTCGGCGGGCACATCATCTTCCAGGTCATGGGCCGTTGTGTTCTCTTCGTGTGAATAGGTGAAAATGCCAACCCGGTCGAATCGCATCCTGCGTAAAAAATCCTTGAGTTCTTCCACATCTTCGCGGGTTTCACCCGGGAAACCGGCGATCAGGGTGGTCCTTAAACAGATACCCGGGATCTTTTCCCTGATGTCTGCAATCAGATCTTCCATTTCTTCGCGGGTGATCTGCCTTTTCATGGCCTTCAGCATATTGTTGGAAGCGTGCTGCAAGGGCATATCTAAATAGTTGCAGATATTTTTGCGGTCGCGCATGGCATCCAAAACCTCTATCGGGAACTTTGACGGATAGGCGTAATGCAGGCGTATCCATTCAAGGCCTTCCACATCAGAAAGGCGGTACAGCAATTCGCCCAGCTGCCGTTTTTTATACAGGTCAAGTCCGTAATACGTCAACTCCTGTGCAATCAGCATGATTTCCTTCACCCCTTTTTTGACGAGCGACTCCGCTTCCTTTACCAATTCTTCGATGGGTCGGCTAACATGGCCGCCACGCATTAAAGGAATAGCACAAAAAGAACAGGTGCGGTTACAGCCCTCCGATATCTTCAGGTAAGCATAATGTTTTGGCGTTGCCAGCAGCCGTTCGCCCAGTAATTCTGCTTTATAGTCGGCTTCAAGTTCTTTTAAAATAAGCGGAAGTTCCATAGTGCCGAACCAGGCATCCACTTCCGGAATTTCCTTCTCAAGGTCGTCCCGGTAACGATGGCTCAGGCAACCAGTTACAAACACTTTATCCAGTTTGCCTTTCTTCTTAAGGGCAACCTGGTCGAGGATCGTGTTAATCGATTCCTCTTTGGCCTTATCAATAAACCCGCAGGTGTTCACTACAACGATATTATGGTCGAGCTTGCCATTTTCATGCACCACCTCGATTTCGTTGGCCAAAAGCTGTCCGCTTAAGACTTCACTATCCACCATGTTCTTGCTGCACCCCAGCGTAATAATATTCACTTTGTCTTTCTTCAGCGTTCTTGCTTTCATGCCTATTCTAAATAAGTCGCAAAGTTAACCTTTTTCAAGGTTGAAGAGGGAGTCGACGAATTCGTGTTTGTCGAAGACAAGGAGGTCTTCCATTTTTTCGCCCATGCCGATGAATTTTACGGGAATCCTGAACTGGCTGGCGATGGCCAGCACAACACCGCCTTTAGCAGTGCCATCCAGCTTCGTGATGGCGAGGGCGGTAACTTCTGTTGTAGCGGTAAAATGGCGGGCCTGTTCAAGGGCATTCTGGCCGGTACTGCCATCCAGAACGAGCAGGACCTCATGCGGTGCATTGGGGATTACTTTTTGCATCACGCGCCGGATCTTACCCAGTTCATCCATCAGGTGTGCTTTATTGTGCAATCGCCCCGCTGTATCAATAATAATCACATCGGAACCACGGGCAACACCACTTTGCACGGTATCGAAAGCAACAGCAGCAGGGTCAGAGCCCATATCCTGCTTTACGATGGGCACCCCGACACGATCGCTCCAGATCGTCAGCTGGTCAACTGCTGCAGCCCGGAAGGTATCGGCGGCCCCTAATAACACCTCTTTCCCGGCCTTCTTAAAATTATACGCCAGCTTGCCGATGGTGGTTGTTTTTCCAACACCATTAACGCCCACCACCATAATTACATACGGCTTTGCGGGCAGGTCAGAGCCAAAGGAATAGGTATTAGTTTCAGGTGCATCCACTAAGACGCCCCGGATCTCTTCCTGCAGGATGCGGTTGAGGTCGCTGGTGTTTATATATTTATCGCGGGAAACCCTTTTTTCAATCCGGTCGATGATCTGTACGGTGGTATCAATGCCCACATCGGCGCCCACCAGTGCCTCTTCGAGGTTATCCAACACTTCTTCATCGACGGTACTTTTACCGGCGACTGCTTTAGTGATCTTACTGAAAAAGCTTTCCTTGGTTTTTTGCAATCCCTGGTCCAGGGTTTCCTTTTCTTTTTTCCCGAATAGTTTATCAAAAAATCCCATGAACGAAGCTTATGAAGTTGAAAAAAATACCCGCCAATTAACGGCCGGTCGAAATTAAACGATTGCCCCCAGATATCCGGAAAACAAAAAAGCTGTTCCGGTTTAACACAGAACAGCTCGCCAGAGTATTATACACTGAATTATTTTTGCGCGATGAAATCCTTGATCTTGTCTTTGTGCACGATCGCCTCTTTAAAGGTATATGCACCAGACTTTGGACTGCGTACAGCCTTGATCACTTTGGTCCAGTTTTTCGCCTCGGCGGCTGCCCTGGCATCCTTGGTCTTGATCGCGGTTTTTGCTGCTTTTGCCATTGTATACTAAATTAGTTGTTGAGTAAATCGGGTTACTGCGCTTATTTAATCTCCTTATGAACAGTTACTTTCTTCAGGATGGGGTTGAACTTTTTCAGCTCCAGGCGCTCCGGAGTATTCTTTTTGTTCTTGTTCGTGATATAACGGCTTGTACCCGGCTTACCGCTGGTCTTGTGCTCGGTACATTCCAAAATCACCTGAACTCTGTTTCCTTTCTTTGCCATTGTTAATCAGTTTTATAGATTCAGCTGTTTCCAGCCAAACAGTAATTTAGATTTTAGCTCCTTTCGCTCTGAGGTCTTTAACCACTGAAAGCAAACCATTTTTATTAATGGTACGCAATCCTTCGGCAGACAGTTTCAAAGTGATCCACTTATCTTCTTCTGCAATATAAAATCGCTTCGTCAGCAAGTTCGGCAGGAACCTGCGTTTTGTCTTAATGTTCGAGTGAGAAACTTTGTGACCGGTGATCGGCGTCTTACCCGTAACCTGACATACTCTAGCCATGACTGTCAAAATTTAGGACGGCAAAGGTCGGAAAAATCAGCAATACAGCAAAACTATTTCCAACTTTTTTAGTCTTTTTAAAAAATATATACCCCAAGGCGATTTACGCCGGCCGCGAAGTTACTTCCTTTCGGGCTAAAAACGGCAATTGAATTACCCGGAACGCAAAAAAGGACTCCCGGTGCAAACTTTGCGCAAAACAAATACAGTTCTGCCTGCCAATGGCAACAAAACCTTAATTTCATTCTGCCGGCAGCCACCCCATCTTTGGGCTTAAATGGCTGATTATGATTGATATGGATGGAAAAAGAAAAACAATTGCCAGGGATATCAGTTGGTTGTCATTCAATGCCAGGGTGCTGCAGGAAGCAGCGGACCCCACAGTCCCTTTAAAAGAAAGGATCAAATTCCTGGGTATCTTTTCCAATAACCTCGATGAATTTTTCCGGGTACGGGTCGCGACCCTGAAAAGGATGATCGAACTGGGGGGAAAAAAAGTAAAGGTCAATATGCACCTGGAACTGTCGCCGGAAAAGATCCTGGAAGAAATCATGATCATGGTGCTGCGGCAGCAGAATGAATTCAACCAGGCCTGGGAGAATATCCGGCTCGAACTGGAAAAGGAAAAGATCATACTGATCAATGAAAAGCAACTTAACAAGGAGCAGAAAGCCTTTGTAAAACAATATTTCGAAGAGGAAGTAAGGGTGAATACCATCCCCCTGATGATCGAGCAGATCCCGCAACTCCCCTACCTGCGTGATAAATCCATCTACCTGGGTGTAGTAATGAGCCGCAGGTCGGCCGCCTTCGAACAAAAATATGCCCTCATTGAAGTGCCGTCCAAAGCCCTTGGCCGTTTTGTACTTTTACCTGCGCCAGCCGGTGAAAGCCATATCATCTTACTGGAAGATGTGATCCGTTTCAACCTGCCGGCCATCTTCTCCTATTTCGGCTATGAAAAATTTGATGCCTGGATCTTTAAGGTCACCAAAGACGCAGAGATCGATATTGATAATGATATTTCCACCACCCTGATCCAGAAAATTGAGAAAGGGGTCAAGAACCGCCGCAAAGGAAAACCGGTAAGATTTGTCTATGATAAGGAAATGGATGCCGGCCTGCTCGAATTCCTGATGCGCCGCATGAGCCTTACCCGCAAAGACAACCTGATACCCGGTGGCCGAATCCATAACTTCAGGCACTTCATGGATTTCCCCGATATATTTTCCAAAAAATCTCAACGTAAAAAACCATTCCAGCATCCTTTGCTGGCAGGCACATCGAGGGTAACCGATATCATCCTGGAGCATGATGTGATGCTCAACTTTCCCTATCATTCCTTTAACCCGGTTATTGAACTCCTGCGTGAATCCGCCATCGACCCCGATGTGGTCTCCATAAAGATCACCGCGTACCGGCTGGCCAGCAATTCCAAAGTCATCAACGCACTCATCAATGCTGTACGCAATGGAAAACAAGTGACCGTGATGATGGAACTCAGGGCCCGGTTTGAAGAAGAAGCCAACCTGGAATGGAAAGAAAAACTGGAAGAAGAAGGCGTTAAAGTACTGATCGGCATTCCAAATGTTAAGGTGCATGGCAAACTCTGCATCATCAGGAAACGCATCCAGAACCGGACCATCCAATATGGATTTGTGAGTACGGGCAACCTGAATGAAAGCACGGCAAAATTATACAGCGACCATTGCCTGCTGACGGCGCATCGCGGCATTATGGCCGATATCAACCGCGTCTTCCTGTACATTGAACGATACAAGACCCGGCCCGACCTGCTGAAGACCTGCAAATCACTGATCCCCTGCCCCGGCAACCTCCGCCGTGAAATCATCAAACTGATCAACCAGGAAATCAGGGCGGCAAAAAAGAAAAAGAAATCGGGTATCCTGCTGAAAATGAATTCGCTTTCTGATGAAGAGCTTATTGAAAAATTAAATGAAGCTGCCCGTGCCGGTGTACCAGTGCGACTCATTGTGCGGGGCATATTTTGTATGCAGACAGAAAACAAAAAATTCAAGCAGCCGGTAAAAGCGATCAGTATAATAGATGAGTACCTGGAACATGCCCGGGTCTTCATTTTTCACAACGGGGGTAAAGAAAAAGTTTATATATCTTCGGCGGACTGGATGTTACGCAACCTGGATCACCGCGTTGAAGTTACCTGCCCGGTGTATGATGAAAAAATCCAGAAGGTGTTGAAGAACATGCTTAAAATCCAATTGTCAGATAATGTGAAGGCCCGTGTGCTGAACAATTCCCTGACCAATGAGTATGTAAAAACTGATGGTAAAAAAGTACGAGCCCAGGTAGAGCAGTATATTTACCTACAGTCCAAAAAAAGCAAACCAAATCCTGAAGAGGAGATCCCTCTCCCTAAAACAGCCACCAGCAATTGAAATTAGCCGCCATAGATATAGGAAGTAACGCAGCAAGGCTGCTGATCACCGAAGTAGTAACCGATGAAAAAGGGAAAAGCCAGTTCAATAAACTCAACCTGATCAGGGTTCCGCTGAGATTAGGATTTGATGTATTTGACACACAGGTGATCTCCCCGGAAAAGGAACAGCATATCATCAAAACCATCAAGGCTTACAGGGCATTGATCGATGTGTATGAAGTGGAACATTATATCGCCTGTGCAACTTCTGCCATGCGTGATGCTAAAAATGCCACTGCCATTATTTCGCACATCAAACATGAAACCGGCATCGATATCAAAGTGATCAGCGGTGATGAAGAAGCTTCTTTCATTTACGAAAACCATATCGCCGAAAATCTTGATACAGACCATTCCTATTTATATATTGATGTAGGTGGCGGAAGTACCGAGCTCACCTTCTTTAACGACAACCAACTGGTATTTAAAGAATCCTTTAATATCGGCACCATCCGACTGCTGAAGAACCAGGTGGAAGAAGTTAAGTGGGACCAGATGAAGGATTTTATCCGTGTAAAAACCAAGGGCTTCAAGGAAATCATCTGCATTGGTTCCGGCGGCAATATCAATAAGGTATTCTCGATGTCGAAGAAAAAAGACGGTAAGCCGTTGTCGCTTGAACTACTGAAAGATTACTATAAAGAATTAAGCAGTTTTTCCGTTCCGGAACGCATGCGGTTATATAACCTGCGCGAAGACCGTGCAGATGTGATCGTACCAGCGCTCAGCATTTATATTAACGTGATGCGCTGGTCAGATGCCCGCGAGATCTTCGTCCCGAAAATCGGATTGGCCGATGGCTTGATCCATATATTGTGGAATACCATAAATAACCCCGCACATGTCAGCAGCTGAAGTAAAAAAAGTGACCACCAATACGTTGCAGATCATGAAAGCAGCGGGCCAGAAAATTTCGATGCTAACCGCCTATGATTTTTCATTTGCCCGGCTCTTCGATACGGCAGGAATTGATGTGTTACTCGTGGGTGATTCGGCGAGCAATGTGATGGCCGGACATGAAACCACCGTACCCATCACCCTGGAGCAAATGATTTACCATGCGCAGTGCGTGGTGCGCGGCATTGACCGGTGCCTGGTAGTGGTTGACCTTCCATTTGGCACTTACCAGTCCAACCCCGATGTAGCCCTTGCTTCGGCCATCAGGGTAATGAAGGAAACCGGCGGTCACAGCATCAAACTGGAAGGAGGTGAAGAAGTGGTGGACAGTATCAGAAGGATCGTCAAAGCCGGCATTCCGGTGATGGGCCACCTTGGACTAACCCCGCAATCCATTTATAAATTTGGCACTTATGCGGTAAGGGCGAAAGAAGAAGATGAGGCTGAGAAACTCAAAAAAGACGCCCTGCTCCTGCAACAGGCCGGCTGCTTTGCCATAGTGCTGGAGAAAATCCCGGCGGCACTGGCCAAAGCAGTCTCAGAAAGCCTGGAGATTCCTACCATTGGCATTGGTGCCGGAAAGTATTGCGATGGCCAGGTGCTGGTAATGCATGATATGCTCGGTATCAACAATGATTTCAATCCCAGGTTCCTGCGGAAATATGCCAACCTGCACGACCAGATCACGGGTGCTGTACAACAATATGTTAAAGACGTGCAATCGAATGATTTCCCTAACGAACAGGAGCAATACTGAAGTCTAAACTGTACCTTTGCCGGCTAAAATTAGCCGTCATGGAATTTTTGACAACGCTTGGTATTGCCGCAGAGAATCCCGGAACCTCCACCGGATCAGCCTGGATCAAAACAACCGGCGAAAACATCCCCTCTTATACACCAGTAAATGGAAGCCTGATCGGTTCGGTCACGGCTACAGATAAAGCAGGATACGAACAGGTCATCAATACCGCAGCGGCAGCATTCAGGGAATGGCGCAGCTGGCCGGCCCCCCGCCGGGGTGAGGTGGTCCGCCAGATCGGTGAAGCACTAAGGGCTAAAAAACAAGCCCTTGGCCAACTTGTCAGCTATGAAATGGGCAAAAGCCTGCAGGAAGGCCTGGGTGAGGTGCAGGAAATGATCGATATCTGTGATTTTGCAGTTGGCTTATCGCGCCAGTTGCATGGACTCACCATGCACAGCGAAAGGCCCGGCCACCGGATGTACGAACAATGGCACCCGATGGGCATCGTGGGCATCATTTCAGCCTTCAATTTCCCGGTAGCGGTATGGAGCTGGAACAGTATGCTGGCCTGGGTCTGCGGTGACGTTTGCGTATGGAAGCCTTCCGAGAAAGTGCCCCTTTGCGGCATCGCCTGCCAGAATATCGTGAATGAAGTATTTACTAAAAATAATGTGCCTGAAGGGGTGAGCGGACTGGTGAACGGTGGCCGCGAGCTGGGTGAATGGATCGCCGCCGATACCCGCATCCCGTTGGTTTCCGCAACAGGTTCCACGCGCATGGGTAAGGCAGTAGGCGCTGCAGTCGGTGCCCGCCTGGGTAACAGCCTGCTGGAACTGGGTGG comes from Flavihumibacter fluvii and encodes:
- the amaB gene encoding L-piperidine-6-carboxylate dehydrogenase, producing the protein MEFLTTLGIAAENPGTSTGSAWIKTTGENIPSYTPVNGSLIGSVTATDKAGYEQVINTAAAAFREWRSWPAPRRGEVVRQIGEALRAKKQALGQLVSYEMGKSLQEGLGEVQEMIDICDFAVGLSRQLHGLTMHSERPGHRMYEQWHPMGIVGIISAFNFPVAVWSWNSMLAWVCGDVCVWKPSEKVPLCGIACQNIVNEVFTKNNVPEGVSGLVNGGRELGEWIAADTRIPLVSATGSTRMGKAVGAAVGARLGNSLLELGGNNAIIISKDADLDIALIGAVFGAVGTAGQRCTTTRRLIIHESIYDVFKARLVKAYGQLRIGDPLDQHNHVGPLIDKDAVNQYLASIEKCKAEGGHFIVEGGVVEGPGYESGCYVKPCIAEASNEFKIVQHETFAPILYIMKYATIDEAIAYQNGVPQGLSSAIMTLNLREAEQFLSQAGSDCGIANVNIGTSGAEIGGAFGGEKETGGGRESGSDAWKAYMRRQTNTINYSTRLPLAQGIKFDL